One Labeo rohita strain BAU-BD-2019 chromosome 12, IGBB_LRoh.1.0, whole genome shotgun sequence genomic region harbors:
- the slc4a1b gene encoding solute carrier family 4 member 1b (Diego blood group) has protein sequence MNESVKNPNQQSYWQERGRWAGYEETYDVEAGRWGPSHISCLTFQSLVQIRRAMNTGVMMLDREEKTLSSIIEKIVDTLVSKKEIQPGDRDKVLQALMHKQSQSVETQPLTSGMEMEKFSVTEKRDTADTAEASMVLVGALEFLERPTIAFVRLRDAVVLESALETPVPVRFIFILIGPTTTDMDYHECGRAMAALLADKVFNQAAFQAQSDRELIEAVGDFMDCCIVIPPTEIQDESLLTSLIPFQKKLLHDRLRPSDPKLRLDVKPRKPSKSSGPPPEDPLARTGVPFGGMIRDMKRRYQYYKSDITDALNAQVVAAIIFIYFAALSPAITFGGLLADKVDNMMGVSELMISTSVLGIIFCLVAAQPVLVIGFSGPLLVFEEAFFNFCKSQEIEYIVGRVWVGAWLVVIVVVIVAFEGSFLVRFISRFTQEIFSILISLIFIYETFAKLGRVFKEHPLILNYEHLNSTAEDPWHSVVSYQRLLDNATGNMSVVRSVQHRPYPNTALLSMCLMFGCFSIAYYLRMFKNGKFLPGKIRRLLGDFGVPIAIFLMVAIDINIEDTYTQKLVVPKGLQVSNPKMRGWLINPMGEHKRFPIWLMFASVVPAMLVFILIFLESQITTLIVSKPERKMVKGSGFHMDLLLLVSMGGLSAIFGIPWLSAATVRSVSHANALTVMSKGPKPEIEKVLEQRVSGVVVALLVGLSILMEPILKMIPITALFGIFLYMGITSLSGIQLWDRMLLLLIPKKYHPNEPYATKVSTSRMHVFTAIQMVCLAVLWMVKSSPVSLALPFVLILTIPLRMLMTGRLFTEQEMKYLDGDDAKATFEEEPGVDMYSETQMPL, from the exons ATGAATGAGTCGGTGAAGAACCCAAACCAGCAGAGCTACTGGCAGGAGAGGGGCAGATGGGCGGGCTATGAAGAGACCTATGATGTTGAAGCAGGTCGCTGGGGCCCGTCCCACATCTCCTGCCTCACCTTTCAGAGTCTGGTGCAGATACGCAGGGCAATGAACACGG GTGTGATGATGTTGGACAGAGAGGAGAAGACACTCTCCAGTATTATTGAGAAGATTGTGGATACCCTGGTTAGCAAAAAGGAGATTCAACCAGGGGACAGAGATAAGGTTCTTCAAGCATTAATGCACAAACAGAG CCAGTCTGTAGAGACCCAGCCTCTAACTTCAGGCATGGAAATGGAGAAATTCTCTGTCACAGAGAAA AGGGACACAGCTGATACTGCAGAGGCCTCGATGGTGCTAGTAG GTGCTCTGGAGTTCCTGGAGAGGCCTACAATAGCATTCGTGCGTCTGCGGGATGCTGTGGTGCTGGAGTCAGCTCTGGAAACTCCTGTGCCTGTGCGGTTCATCTTCATCCTGATCGGCCCAACCACAACTGACATGGACTATCATGAGTGTGGCCGAGCGATGGCAGCACTACTAGCTGACAAA GTGTTTAACCAAGCGGCTTTCCAGGCTCAGAGTGACCGGGAGCTGATTGAAGCCGTGGGAGACTTCATGGACTGCTGCATTGTGATTCCACCCACTGAGATTCAGGACGAGTCCCTGCTAACATCACTCATCCCCTTCCAGAAGAAACTACTGCATGACAGACTCCGCCCATCTGACCCCAAACTCCGCCTGGATGTCAAACCTCGCAAGC CTTCAAAATCTTCAGGACCCCCTCCAGAAGACCCTCTAGCACGAACTGGTGTTCCATTTGGTGGCATGATTAGAGACATGAAGAGACGGTACCAGTACTACAAAAGTGACATCACTGATGCTCTGAACGCTCAAGTCGTCGCTGCTATCATCTTTATCTACTTTGCTGCTCTCTCACCTGCCATCACCTTTGGCGGTCTCCTTG CTGATAAGGTGGATAACATGATGGGTGTTTCAGAGCTGATGATCTCCACCTCAGTGCTGGGCATTATCTTCTGCCTGGTTGCTGCCCAACCTGTACTAGTTATTGGCTTTTCTGGGCCACTGCTGGTGTTTGAAGAGGCCTTTTTTAAT TTCTGTAAGTCTCAGGAAATTGAGTACATTGTTGGCCGAGTGTGGGTTGGTGCTTGGCTGGTAGTCATCGTTGTGGTCATTGTGGCCTTTGAAGGAAGCTTCCTGGTCCGCTTCATTTCCCGCTTCACTCAAGAGATCTTCTCCATCCTCATCTCCCTCATTTTCATCTATGAGACCTTTGCTAAACTTGGCAGG gttttcaaagaACACCCTCTTATCCTAAATTATGAGCATTTAAATAGTACAGCTGAGGACCCTTGGCACTCAGTTGTCAGCTATCAGAGACTCCTGGACAATGCTACAGGCAATATGTCTGTCGTGAGATCTGTTCAGCACCGGCCGTATCCCAACACAGCTCTTCTGTCCATGTGTCTCATGTTTGGCTGTTTCTCTATTGCATACTATCTACGCATGTTCAAGAATGGCAAATTCCTGCCAGGCAAg ATTCGGCGTTTGCTTGGTGACTTTGGAGTTCCCATTGCAATTTTCCTCATGGTTGCTATCGATATCAATATTGAGGATACATACACTCAG AAACTGGTGGTGCCTAAGGGTCTTCAGGTGTCCAACCCTAAGATGCGGGGATGGTTAATCAACCCTATGGGTGAACACAAGCGCTTCCCCATATGGCTGATGTTCGCCTCTGTTGTCCCAGCTATGCTGGTCTTCATCCTCATCTTCCTGGAGTCTCAGATTACGAC ACTGATTGTGAGTAAACCAGAGAGAAAAATGGTCAAGGGTTCTGGCTTCCATATGGATCTTCTCCTCTTGGTGAGCATGGGAGGTCTGAGTGCTATATTTGGCATTCCTTGGTTGAGTGCTGCAACTGTACGATCCGTATCTCACGCCAATGCCCTGACTGTCATGAGCAAGGGCCCAAAACCTGAGATTGAGAAAGTTCTGGAACAGAGAGTCAGTGGAGTAGTGGTGGCTTTGCTTGTTG GTCTGTCCATTCTCATGGAGCCCATTCTAAAAATGATTCCAATTACAGCTTTGTTTGGAATCTTCCTCTACATGGGAATCACATCCCTCAGTGGTATTCAGCTTTGGGATCGAATGCTGCTCCTTCTTATTCCCAAGAAGTATCACCCCAATGAACCCTATGCTACCAAA GTCAGCACCAGTAGGATGCATGTGTTCACTGCGATCCAGATGGTGTGTCTGGCAGTCCTGTGGATGGTGAAATCGAGCCCCGTGTCACTGGCTCTACCATTCGTCCTGATACTCACCATTCCTCTGCGCATGTTAATGACTGGGCGACTTTTCACTGAGCAAGAGATGAAATAT CTTGACGGTGATGATGCCAAGGCAACTTTTGAAGAGGAGCCAGGAGTGGATATGTATTCTGAAACACAAATGCCGTTATAG
- the atxn7l3b gene encoding ataxin-7-like protein 3 isoform X3, with translation MKMEDVSLSSMDNSKMEGFAQEILSDLVEDACLGLCFEVHRAVKQGYFFLDDTDQESMKDFEIVDQPGVDIFGQVYNQWKNKECVCPNCSRSIAASRFAPHLEKCLGMGRNSSRIANRRIASGNNTNKSESDQEDNDDVNDNDWSYGAEKKAKKRKSDKNPNSPRRSKSMKHKNGRLN, from the exons ATGAAAATGGAGGACGTGTCTCTGTCCAGTATGGACAACAGTAAGATGGAG GGCTTTGCTCAAGAGATCCTGTCTGACCTGGTGGAGGATGCCTGTTTGGGTCTTTGTTTTGAGGTTCACAGGGCTGTCAAACAGGGATACTTTTTCCTGGATGATACTGACCAGGAGAGTATGAAGGACTTTG AAATAGTGGACCAGCCTGGTGTGGACATTTTCGGTCAGGTGTACAACCAGTGGAAAAACAAAGAGTGCGTGTGTCCCAACTGCAGCCGAAGCATTGCTGCCTCACGCTTTGCTCCTCACCTGGAGAAATGCCTCGGCATGGGCCGCAACAGCAGTCGCATTGCCAACCGCAG AATTGCGAGTGGCAACAACACGAACAAATCAGAGAGCGATCAAGAGGACAATGATGATGTCAACGACAATGACTGGTCTTATGGGGCAGAAAAGAAAG CCAAGAAGAGAAAGTCAGATAAG AATCCAAATTCACCAAGAAGATCCAAATCcatgaaacataaaaatggtAG ACTGAACTGA
- the atxn7l3b gene encoding ataxin-7-like protein 3 isoform X4 produces the protein MKMEDVSLSSMDNSKMEGFAQEILSDLVEDACLGLCFEVHRAVKQGYFFLDDTDQESMKDFEIVDQPGVDIFGQVYNQWKNKECVCPNCSRSIAASRFAPHLEKCLGMGRNSSRIANRRIASGNNTNKSESDQEDNDDVNDNDWSYGAEKKAKKRKSDKNPNSPRRSKSMKHKND, from the exons ATGAAAATGGAGGACGTGTCTCTGTCCAGTATGGACAACAGTAAGATGGAG GGCTTTGCTCAAGAGATCCTGTCTGACCTGGTGGAGGATGCCTGTTTGGGTCTTTGTTTTGAGGTTCACAGGGCTGTCAAACAGGGATACTTTTTCCTGGATGATACTGACCAGGAGAGTATGAAGGACTTTG AAATAGTGGACCAGCCTGGTGTGGACATTTTCGGTCAGGTGTACAACCAGTGGAAAAACAAAGAGTGCGTGTGTCCCAACTGCAGCCGAAGCATTGCTGCCTCACGCTTTGCTCCTCACCTGGAGAAATGCCTCGGCATGGGCCGCAACAGCAGTCGCATTGCCAACCGCAG AATTGCGAGTGGCAACAACACGAACAAATCAGAGAGCGATCAAGAGGACAATGATGATGTCAACGACAATGACTGGTCTTATGGGGCAGAAAAGAAAG CCAAGAAGAGAAAGTCAGATAAG AATCCAAATTCACCAAGAAGATCCAAATCcatgaaacataaaaatg ACTGA
- the atxn7l3b gene encoding ataxin-7-like protein 3 isoform X2 has protein sequence MKMEDVSLSSMDNSKMEGFAQEILSDLVEDACLGLCFEVHRAVKQGYFFLDDTDQESMKDFEIVDQPGVDIFGQVYNQWKNKECVCPNCSRSIAASRFAPHLEKCLGMGRNSSRIANRRIASGNNTNKSESDQEDNDDVNDNDWSYGAEKKAKKRKSDKVFLHSLKQPVHLNPNSPRRSKSMKHKND, from the exons ATGAAAATGGAGGACGTGTCTCTGTCCAGTATGGACAACAGTAAGATGGAG GGCTTTGCTCAAGAGATCCTGTCTGACCTGGTGGAGGATGCCTGTTTGGGTCTTTGTTTTGAGGTTCACAGGGCTGTCAAACAGGGATACTTTTTCCTGGATGATACTGACCAGGAGAGTATGAAGGACTTTG AAATAGTGGACCAGCCTGGTGTGGACATTTTCGGTCAGGTGTACAACCAGTGGAAAAACAAAGAGTGCGTGTGTCCCAACTGCAGCCGAAGCATTGCTGCCTCACGCTTTGCTCCTCACCTGGAGAAATGCCTCGGCATGGGCCGCAACAGCAGTCGCATTGCCAACCGCAG AATTGCGAGTGGCAACAACACGAACAAATCAGAGAGCGATCAAGAGGACAATGATGATGTCAACGACAATGACTGGTCTTATGGGGCAGAAAAGAAAG CCAAGAAGAGAAAGTCAGATAAGGTATTTTTACATTCTTTGAAACAACCTGTACACTTG AATCCAAATTCACCAAGAAGATCCAAATCcatgaaacataaaaatg ACTGA
- the atxn7l3b gene encoding ataxin-7-like protein 3 isoform X1, whose product MKMEDVSLSSMDNSKMEGFAQEILSDLVEDACLGLCFEVHRAVKQGYFFLDDTDQESMKDFEIVDQPGVDIFGQVYNQWKNKECVCPNCSRSIAASRFAPHLEKCLGMGRNSSRIANRRIASGNNTNKSESDQEDNDDVNDNDWSYGAEKKAKKRKSDKVFLHSLKQPVHLNPNSPRRSKSMKHKNGRLN is encoded by the exons ATGAAAATGGAGGACGTGTCTCTGTCCAGTATGGACAACAGTAAGATGGAG GGCTTTGCTCAAGAGATCCTGTCTGACCTGGTGGAGGATGCCTGTTTGGGTCTTTGTTTTGAGGTTCACAGGGCTGTCAAACAGGGATACTTTTTCCTGGATGATACTGACCAGGAGAGTATGAAGGACTTTG AAATAGTGGACCAGCCTGGTGTGGACATTTTCGGTCAGGTGTACAACCAGTGGAAAAACAAAGAGTGCGTGTGTCCCAACTGCAGCCGAAGCATTGCTGCCTCACGCTTTGCTCCTCACCTGGAGAAATGCCTCGGCATGGGCCGCAACAGCAGTCGCATTGCCAACCGCAG AATTGCGAGTGGCAACAACACGAACAAATCAGAGAGCGATCAAGAGGACAATGATGATGTCAACGACAATGACTGGTCTTATGGGGCAGAAAAGAAAG CCAAGAAGAGAAAGTCAGATAAGGTATTTTTACATTCTTTGAAACAACCTGTACACTTG AATCCAAATTCACCAAGAAGATCCAAATCcatgaaacataaaaatggtAG ACTGAACTGA
- the smarcd2 gene encoding LOW QUALITY PROTEIN: SWI/SNF-related matrix-associated actin-dependent regulator of chromatin subfamily D member 2 (The sequence of the model RefSeq protein was modified relative to this genomic sequence to represent the inferred CDS: deleted 1 base in 1 codon), whose protein sequence is MASRSGLPGFPVNPSTPINPGMNPMNPGHSSAMRMGAMPQNSPYRGMGSTPNQYHQRPSMSPSRGMPMGGMGSMGSPLPGPSYSGAMPMRPGMPQAAMDPARKRLLQQQQQQPGGLMGPRRGVKRRKMADKVLPQRIRDLVPESQAYMDLLAFERKLDQTIARKRMEIQEAIKKPITQKRKLRIYISNTYTPAKPEGEEAEKVASWELRVEGKLLEDPGKQKRKFSSFFKSLVIELDKELYGPDNHLVEWHRMPTTQETDGFQVKRPGDVNVKCTLLLMLDHQPPQYKLDPRLARLLGVHTQTRASIMQALWLYIKNNKLQDCHEKEYINCNRYFRQIFGCPRMRFSDIPMKLASLLQHPDPIVINHIISVDPNDQKKTACFDIDVEVDDPLKAQMTSFLSSTTNQQEITALEMKIHETIESINQLKTQRDFMLSFSNNPQEFIQDWLKSQSRDLKLMTDTVGNPEEERRTEFYHSPWVKEAVGRYVFSKVQQRRQELEQVLGIRLT, encoded by the exons ATGGCTTCTAGATCGGGTTTGCCAGGTTTTCCCGTAAACCCCAGCACCCCAATAAACCCCGGCATGAACCCCATGAACCCGGGTCACAGCAGCGCCATGAGAATGGGAGCGATGCCTCAGAATTCACCCTACAGAGGGATGGGCAGCACCCCGAACCAATACCACCAA CGCCCGAGTATGTCACCCAGCCGAGGAATGCCAATG GGGGGCATGGGGTCTATGGGTTCCCCTCTACCTGGTCCGTCTTATAGCGGAGCCATGCCTATGCGACCCGGAATGCCTCAAGCCGCGATGGACCCTGCCCGGAAGAGACTCCTTCAGCAGCAACAACAGCAGCCTGGAGGTCTTATGGGTCCAAGAAGGGG GGTGAAGAGGCGTAAGATGGCTGACAAAGTCCTCCCACAAAGG ATCAGGGATCTGGTCCCAGAGTCTCAGGCTTATATGGACCTTCTGGCCTTCGAGAGAAAGCTGGACCAGACCATTGCTCGCAAACGAATGGAGATACAGGAGGCCATCAAAAAGCCCATTACG CAAAAGCGCAAATTGAGGATCTACATTTCTAACACCTACACGCCTGCCAAGCCAGAAGGGGAGGAGGCTGAAAAAGTGGCATCCTGGGAACTTCGAGTGGAAGGCAAACTTCTGGAGGAT CCTGGAAAACAGAAACGAAAGTTTTCATCTTTTTTCAAAAGCCTAGTCATTGAACTGGACAAAGAACTTTATGGCCCAGACAACCACTTGGTGGAG TGGCACAGAATGCCTACAACTCAGGAGACAGATGGATTTCAGGTGAAGAGACCAGGGGATGTGAATGTGAAATGTACTCTCCTTCTCATGCTAGACCACCAG CCTCCGCAGTATAAGCTGGATCCACGTCTGGCTCGGCTGTTGGGCGTCCACACTCAGACCCGAGCCAGTATCATGCAGGCCCTGTGGCTctacatcaaaaacaacaaGCTCCAAGACTGCCATGAGAAAGAGTACATTAACTGCAACCGGTACTTCAGACAG ATTTTTGGCTGCCCCAGGATGAGATTTTCAGATATCCCCATGAAGCTTGCCAGCCTCCTTCAGCACCCCGACCCCATCGTCATCAATCATATCATCAG TGTGGATCCCAATGATCAGAAGAAGACTGCATGCTTTGATATCGATGTTGAGGTAGACGACCCTCTAAAGGCTCAGATGACCAGCTTTCTGTCATCCACAACCAATCAGCAGGAAATTACTGCCCTGGAGATGAAG ATCCATGAGACTATTGAATCCATCAACCAGTTGAAGACCCAGAGAGACTTCATGCTCAGCTTCAGTAACAACCCGCAGGAGTTCATCCAGGACTGGCTCAAGTCTCAGAGCCGAGACCTCAAA TTAATGACAGACACTGTGGGAAATCCAGAGGAGGAGAGAAGAACTGAGTTTTACCACTCACCCTGGGTCAAAGAAGCTGTTGGACGCTATGTATTTTCAAAG gTCCAGCAGAGGAGACAAGAATTGGAACAGGTACTGGGAATCCGACTCACTTAA